The Natronincola ferrireducens genome includes a window with the following:
- a CDS encoding YddF family protein translates to MKKINDDKINKMPIALFNGTVATTNGIYQISNITIEEAKALIQEHSYISAIGHEATAQAMSDLLGVGVEMNRIQFFQEVGQKAIVLKLNVRPPEGVILTREEIEKVGYSFKLMERLQ, encoded by the coding sequence GTGAAGAAAATAAATGATGATAAAATAAATAAAATGCCAATAGCACTGTTTAATGGTACAGTAGCTACAACAAATGGTATCTATCAAATTTCTAATATAACGATTGAGGAAGCGAAAGCCCTTATTCAGGAGCATAGTTATATTTCTGCTATAGGTCATGAGGCCACAGCCCAGGCTATGTCAGATTTGTTAGGGGTTGGGGTAGAGATGAATCGTATCCAATTTTTTCAGGAGGTGGGACAAAAAGCAATTGTTTTAAAGCTGAATGTAAGACCCCCTGAAGGCGTTATATTAACTAGAGAGGAAATTGAAAAAGTAGGTTACTCCTTTAAGCTTATGGAAAGATTACAATGA
- the rarD gene encoding EamA family transporter RarD: MDKIETSDKGRFVGVFLVVTAFLLWGFLPLYWKLLQEVPADEILAHRIVWSFMLLTVILAYKKRFSKIKEVFSNKKTLLLVTLCSITISMNWFLYIWAVNSNFVVEVSMGYYINPLVVITLAMVVLKEKLDFQKILAIILAALGVIILTIQYGKVPWIALILGVTFAFYGLLKKLVEVDSITGLFLETLLVMPIALFYIIFKEINGTGSLTKVPMSTLIILSLAGIATAVPLMMFGEAAKRVPLSMVGFAQYISPTISLFLGIFVFKEEFTLIHFFSFGFIWCGLIIYSLSQVRMLKKIPRKEVQSLE, from the coding sequence ATGGATAAAATTGAAACGTCTGATAAAGGTAGGTTTGTGGGAGTGTTTTTGGTGGTTACTGCCTTTCTACTTTGGGGATTTTTACCTCTTTATTGGAAACTATTACAAGAAGTACCTGCTGATGAAATATTGGCCCATCGAATTGTTTGGTCTTTTATGTTATTAACTGTTATATTAGCTTACAAAAAACGTTTTAGTAAGATAAAGGAGGTATTTTCCAATAAGAAAACCCTCTTATTAGTAACGCTTTGTTCTATAACAATTTCTATGAACTGGTTTCTTTACATATGGGCTGTTAATTCTAACTTTGTGGTGGAGGTTAGTATGGGCTATTATATTAACCCATTGGTGGTAATTACGCTAGCTATGGTAGTACTGAAGGAAAAACTTGATTTTCAAAAAATTCTAGCTATTATTTTGGCTGCCCTAGGGGTGATAATTCTAACCATTCAATATGGAAAGGTTCCTTGGATTGCTTTGATTTTAGGTGTAACATTTGCTTTTTATGGACTGCTTAAAAAGCTTGTGGAGGTAGATTCTATTACTGGTTTATTTTTGGAAACCCTACTAGTTATGCCAATTGCTTTATTTTATATCATTTTTAAAGAAATAAATGGTACTGGCTCTTTAACAAAGGTACCTATGAGTACTTTAATAATTCTATCCTTAGCAGGAATAGCAACAGCAGTGCCCTTAATGATGTTTGGAGAAGCAGCAAAGCGGGTGCCCCTCTCCATGGTGGGCTTTGCTCAATATATTTCACCTACCATAAGCCTATTTCTTGGAATTTTTGTATTCAAAGAGGAATTTACTTTAATTCACTTTTTTAGCTTTGGATTTATATGGTGTGGATTGATTATCTATTCCCTATCTCAAGTAAGGATGCTTAAGAAAATTCCTAGAAAGGAAGTTCAAAGCCTAGAATAG
- a CDS encoding NAD(P)/FAD-dependent oxidoreductase: MIRVPDIKLPIDHQQEEIKKAIIKKLRIREEDLTAYTIYKQSVDARKKDKVDFVYTIDVEVNQENKILKKIKDKKITLTPDMKYTPVKKGGIKLQNPPIIIGTGPAGLFAGLILAQAGYCPILLERGKDVDNRTMDIQDFWTKGRLNTESNVQFGEGGAGTFSDGKLTTQIKDIRCRKVLEELTKAGAPPEIMYSSKPHIGTDILRDVVKKIREEIIAFGGKVLFEKKATDLLLHEGEIKGVVVNNRETIEGEVVLLAIGHSARDTFEVLYNQGVEIHQKPFSIGVRIEHPQSLIDVAQYGSFANHPKLGAADYKMAHHCSNQRSAYTFCMCPGGQVVAAASEEGGVVTNGMSEYARDKTNANSALLVGVNPEDFESTHPLAGMYFQRKWEQKAFEIAGGNYLAPAQLVKDFLNNRVSQEFGKVQPSYTPGVVLTDLTKCLPDFVVEAMKEAIVALDHKLKGFNLGDAIMTGVESRSSSPIRIKRDKTFESNIKGLYPCGEGAGYAGGIISAAVDGIKVAEGVIGNFNYFKC; encoded by the coding sequence ATGATTCGAGTACCAGATATAAAATTACCTATAGATCATCAACAGGAGGAGATAAAAAAAGCTATTATAAAAAAATTAAGAATAAGAGAAGAGGATTTAACAGCCTATACCATATATAAACAGTCGGTGGATGCCAGAAAGAAAGATAAAGTAGACTTTGTGTATACAATAGATGTAGAAGTAAATCAAGAAAATAAAATTTTAAAAAAGATAAAGGATAAAAAAATTACCCTAACCCCTGATATGAAATACACACCAGTGAAAAAAGGAGGAATAAAGCTGCAGAATCCTCCTATTATCATTGGCACCGGCCCAGCTGGGCTGTTTGCAGGTCTGATTTTAGCTCAAGCAGGCTACTGTCCTATTTTGCTGGAAAGGGGAAAGGATGTAGACAATAGAACAATGGATATACAGGATTTTTGGACAAAGGGTAGATTAAATACTGAATCTAATGTCCAGTTTGGTGAGGGTGGAGCTGGAACATTTTCTGATGGCAAGCTCACAACACAGATTAAGGATATTCGATGCCGTAAGGTTTTAGAAGAACTGACGAAGGCAGGAGCACCACCAGAGATTATGTATAGTAGCAAGCCCCACATTGGAACCGATATTTTAAGGGATGTTGTAAAAAAAATAAGAGAAGAAATTATAGCTTTTGGGGGGAAGGTTTTATTTGAAAAGAAGGCTACAGATTTACTATTGCATGAAGGTGAAATAAAGGGTGTTGTTGTAAATAATAGGGAGACCATCGAGGGAGAGGTGGTTTTGTTAGCAATTGGGCACAGTGCTAGGGATACCTTTGAAGTTCTTTACAACCAAGGTGTGGAAATCCATCAAAAGCCTTTTTCTATAGGGGTAAGAATTGAGCACCCCCAGAGCCTAATTGATGTTGCTCAATATGGCTCCTTTGCCAATCATCCAAAGCTTGGGGCAGCTGATTACAAAATGGCCCATCACTGTAGTAACCAACGTTCAGCCTATACTTTTTGCATGTGTCCTGGAGGACAGGTGGTGGCGGCAGCATCAGAGGAGGGTGGTGTAGTTACCAATGGTATGAGTGAGTATGCTAGGGATAAGACTAATGCAAATAGTGCTCTTTTGGTAGGGGTAAATCCTGAAGATTTTGAAAGCACCCACCCTTTAGCTGGAATGTATTTTCAAAGAAAGTGGGAGCAAAAAGCTTTTGAAATAGCTGGTGGAAACTATTTGGCTCCTGCACAACTAGTCAAGGACTTCCTAAACAATCGAGTTTCTCAAGAGTTTGGCAAGGTTCAACCCTCCTATACACCTGGGGTGGTATTGACGGATTTAACAAAATGTCTCCCTGATTTTGTGGTGGAAGCTATGAAGGAGGCTATTGTAGCCCTAGATCATAAATTAAAGGGATTTAACTTAGGGGATGCTATCATGACAGGAGTGGAGAGTAGAAGCTCCTCCCCAATTCGCATTAAGCGGGATAAAACCTTTGAAAGCAATATTAAAGGTTTATATCCATGTGGTGAAGGAGCTGGTTATGCTGGAGGTATTATTTCAGCAGCAGTAGATGGAATAAAAGTAGCAGAAGGCGTGATAGGCAATTTCAATTATTTTAAATGCTGA
- a CDS encoding DUF3798 domain-containing protein: protein MFKKLLALLLITALVFSLAACGGNEPASTPADGEEPAAAEEGLGFKIGLATSTVSQNEEEFRAGEEMVARYGADVITHVTYPDRFMQEQETTISQIVSLAADPEVKAIIVVQAVPGTAAAFQTIKETRDDIVLIAGNAHEDPDLIASRADVVLDVDQLTRGVTIVQDAQKMGADTFVHYSFPRHMSYDLLSQRRDIMKKTAEELGLKFVEVDAPDPMGDAGIPGTQQFILEDIPRQVAALGKDTNFFGTNCAMMEPMIRKVLEEGAIYTEQCCPSPYHAYPGALGIEIPADKAGNVDFMLEQIKEKVAEADGTGRMASWRAPASMAMVRAGVEYGVAFAKGEIDKFDEGKMGEMLAQETGGDVQLQSLDGLPNFLMFVAGLEIF from the coding sequence ATGTTTAAAAAATTATTAGCTTTATTATTAATTACTGCTTTAGTATTTAGTTTAGCAGCGTGTGGAGGAAACGAACCTGCTAGCACTCCAGCAGATGGAGAAGAACCAGCAGCTGCTGAAGAAGGATTAGGTTTTAAAATTGGTTTAGCAACTTCAACTGTATCTCAAAATGAGGAAGAGTTTAGAGCAGGTGAAGAAATGGTGGCTAGATATGGTGCTGATGTAATCACACACGTTACATATCCTGACAGATTTATGCAAGAACAAGAAACTACTATTTCTCAAATCGTTTCTTTAGCTGCAGACCCAGAAGTGAAGGCAATTATTGTTGTTCAAGCAGTACCAGGAACAGCAGCAGCTTTCCAAACAATCAAAGAAACTAGAGATGATATTGTATTAATTGCTGGAAATGCCCATGAAGATCCAGACCTAATTGCATCCCGTGCTGATGTAGTTTTAGACGTTGATCAATTAACTCGTGGAGTAACTATTGTACAAGATGCTCAAAAAATGGGAGCAGATACCTTTGTACACTATTCCTTCCCAAGACATATGTCCTATGATCTTTTATCTCAACGTAGAGATATTATGAAGAAAACTGCTGAAGAGTTAGGTTTAAAATTTGTTGAAGTAGATGCTCCAGACCCAATGGGTGATGCAGGTATCCCTGGAACACAACAATTTATTTTAGAAGATATTCCGAGACAAGTAGCAGCATTGGGAAAAGATACGAACTTCTTTGGAACTAACTGTGCTATGATGGAACCAATGATTCGTAAAGTATTAGAAGAAGGCGCTATCTATACTGAGCAATGCTGTCCATCTCCATACCATGCGTATCCTGGGGCTCTAGGAATTGAAATTCCTGCTGACAAGGCTGGAAACGTAGACTTTATGCTAGAACAAATCAAAGAAAAAGTTGCAGAAGCTGATGGTACTGGAAGAATGGCTAGCTGGAGAGCACCTGCAAGTATGGCTATGGTTAGAGCTGGGGTAGAATATGGTGTTGCTTTTGCAAAAGGAGAAATTGATAAATTTGATGAAGGTAAGATGGGAGAAATGTTAGCACAAGAAACTGGTGGAGATGTTCAACTTCAATCATTAGACGGTCTACCAAACTTCTTGATGTTTGTTGCTGGCTTAGAAATATTCTAA
- a CDS encoding DNA polymerase IV, which produces MEKKIIHVDMDAFFAAVEQEDNPKLKGKPVIVGGNSNRGIVATCSYEARRHGIHSAMPIFMAKQKCPHGIYLPVRHSRYREVSKEIFRIFYGITDLVEPLSIDEAYLDITHVGDEALKIAYYIKKKVMEKTGLTLSIGISYNKFLAKLASDWNKPKGIKIITKDMVPHILKPLPIRKVYGIGQKSAKKLNQLGIITIEDLMELSKEDIIQFLGKIGGDIYHMIRGIDHREVQTGREAKSIGRETTLQKDTKDKEHLKRIVLAFSKDIAYSLRKRNLGAKTITIKIKEADFINHTKSKTLSHYVDSWEEVYEIASDILDEIIFQKEIRLIGISTSNFSAEKVEQLSFFDIHSS; this is translated from the coding sequence ATGGAGAAGAAAATTATTCACGTGGATATGGATGCTTTTTTTGCTGCTGTTGAGCAAGAGGATAATCCAAAGCTAAAAGGAAAACCCGTTATAGTTGGGGGCAATAGCAATAGGGGTATTGTTGCTACCTGCTCCTATGAAGCTAGAAGGCATGGTATTCATTCTGCTATGCCTATTTTTATGGCTAAGCAAAAGTGTCCCCATGGTATTTATCTTCCAGTAAGGCATAGTCGTTATAGGGAAGTATCTAAAGAAATTTTTCGGATATTTTATGGGATAACTGACTTGGTAGAGCCCTTATCAATTGATGAGGCCTATTTGGATATAACCCATGTTGGGGATGAAGCTTTAAAAATAGCCTATTACATAAAAAAGAAAGTGATGGAGAAGACGGGGCTAACCCTTTCAATCGGAATTTCCTATAATAAGTTTCTAGCAAAGCTGGCCTCTGATTGGAACAAGCCTAAGGGTATTAAGATTATTACCAAGGATATGGTGCCTCATATTTTAAAGCCCCTACCCATTAGAAAGGTGTACGGAATAGGACAAAAGTCAGCTAAAAAATTAAATCAATTGGGAATAATTACGATAGAAGATTTAATGGAGCTGTCAAAGGAGGATATTATTCAGTTTTTAGGGAAAATAGGGGGAGATATCTACCATATGATTCGTGGTATAGATCATAGGGAGGTACAAACTGGTAGGGAAGCAAAATCCATAGGTAGAGAAACAACCCTTCAGAAGGATACAAAGGATAAAGAGCACTTAAAAAGAATTGTCTTAGCATTTTCTAAGGACATAGCCTATTCCTTAAGAAAAAGAAACCTAGGGGCCAAAACCATTACTATAAAAATAAAAGAAGCTGACTTTATCAATCATACAAAAAGTAAAACCCTTTCCCACTATGTGGATTCATGGGAGGAGGTTTATGAGATAGCCAGTGATATTTTAGATGAAATAATTTTCCAGAAGGAAATACGGCTGATTGGCATCTCAACCTCAAATTTTTCAGCTGAAAAGGTAGAACAATTGAGCTTTTTTGATATACACTCCTCTTAA
- a CDS encoding polysaccharide deacetylase family protein, giving the protein MFKKSIIIILLSIIVLTSLTLGFMYEPLRVMGSNYINRSSGIVGRISKFFKGEEAIESSKVEGLEILLDEIDEINSIENGGLYQQTYREKTYNDGVRSFSVGDDNKADSIAVLMYHHLLKEDENTLYQNNDSVITVEDFQEQMKVLHDHSYHTITLYELEQFLLGNLDLPKNTVVITFDDGYLSNIQYAYPILKEYGFKASNFLITHKLMETSEEFDPDKLQYLSWQDMVNTLDVFTYDNHTHDLHRLEDKKGYLITKPVDDVVEDLHLNMKLTDSPYFAYPYGQYNGETLYILQNLDMRMAFTVKEGPVKRGDDLLQLKRYGIFPHTGINEFKKIVGIK; this is encoded by the coding sequence ATGTTTAAAAAAAGCATTATAATTATTTTACTCAGTATAATAGTATTAACCAGTTTAACATTAGGATTTATGTATGAACCCTTGAGGGTTATGGGAAGTAATTATATCAATAGGAGTAGTGGGATTGTTGGTAGGATTTCAAAATTTTTTAAAGGTGAAGAGGCAATAGAATCTTCTAAGGTGGAGGGTTTGGAAATCCTGCTGGATGAAATTGACGAGATAAATTCAATAGAAAATGGAGGCCTGTATCAGCAGACCTATAGGGAAAAAACCTATAATGATGGGGTTAGAAGCTTTAGTGTAGGTGATGACAATAAAGCAGACTCTATTGCGGTTTTAATGTATCATCATCTTTTGAAGGAGGATGAAAATACCTTATATCAAAATAATGATAGTGTCATTACTGTAGAAGATTTTCAAGAACAAATGAAAGTCCTCCATGACCATAGCTATCATACAATTACCCTTTATGAATTAGAGCAGTTTTTATTAGGAAATCTAGATTTGCCTAAAAACACAGTAGTCATTACGTTTGATGATGGCTATTTAAGTAATATCCAATATGCTTATCCCATACTAAAGGAATATGGGTTTAAAGCAAGTAACTTTCTTATTACCCATAAGTTAATGGAAACATCAGAGGAGTTTGATCCCGATAAACTACAATACTTAAGCTGGCAGGATATGGTCAATACCCTAGACGTATTTACCTACGATAATCACACCCATGATCTCCATAGGTTAGAGGACAAAAAGGGATACTTAATCACAAAGCCTGTCGATGATGTGGTGGAGGATTTACATTTAAATATGAAATTAACGGACAGTCCTTATTTTGCCTATCCCTATGGACAATATAACGGAGAAACCCTATATATATTACAAAACCTAGATATGAGAATGGCCTTTACAGTGAAAGAAGGGCCTGTAAAAAGGGGAGACGATCTATTGCAGTTAAAGCGGTATGGTATTTTTCCTCATACTGGTATAAATGAATTTAAGAAAATAGTAGGCATAAAATAA
- a CDS encoding BaiN/RdsA family NAD(P)/FAD-dependent oxidoreductase, whose protein sequence is MTKEVKVLIIGGGASGLIAAIAAARNGAKVTILEKMDRVGKKLLATGNGRCNLTNINMDLRFFHGKNVKFAQGILRAFDVEQTLTLFEYLGIAYKVEEGGKVFPMSDQASSVLDVLRYQLEELKIEECCNAEVVRIIRDKEGFRIVLKDGKSVGGDKVIIATGGKAGPQFGSDGEGYKLLEELGHSVIEPIPALVQLKLKASFLKALKGVKFIGEASIMMEEKALRTEAGEILFTDYGISGPPILQLSRRASTALTNEKTKIHIRLNMFPHLTEKELMELLEIRLGYQPQKPLDFSFIGLLNKRLIPVVLKEAGVKELQKKCGEVSQKELKNIIKILRQWEIEVVGTQSWKNAQTTAGGVNVEDINGKTLESKLIPGLYLAGEVIDIDGDCGGFNLQWAWSSGYIAGEYAGLS, encoded by the coding sequence ATGACCAAAGAAGTAAAAGTATTGATCATAGGTGGAGGAGCATCAGGACTTATTGCTGCTATTGCTGCTGCAAGAAATGGAGCGAAGGTTACTATTTTAGAAAAAATGGATCGGGTAGGGAAGAAATTATTAGCTACTGGTAATGGAAGATGTAACTTAACAAATATCAACATGGATCTACGTTTTTTTCATGGAAAAAATGTAAAGTTTGCTCAAGGCATATTAAGAGCCTTTGACGTAGAACAAACCTTGACTTTATTTGAGTATTTAGGGATAGCCTATAAAGTAGAAGAGGGGGGCAAGGTATTTCCTATGTCAGACCAGGCATCAAGCGTATTAGATGTCTTAAGGTATCAGCTTGAGGAACTTAAAATAGAGGAATGCTGTAATGCAGAAGTTGTTAGAATAATAAGGGATAAGGAGGGCTTTAGGATTGTATTAAAGGATGGGAAAAGCGTGGGGGGTGACAAGGTCATCATTGCTACTGGAGGAAAAGCTGGACCCCAGTTTGGTTCTGATGGAGAGGGATATAAATTACTAGAAGAACTAGGTCATAGTGTCATAGAACCTATTCCAGCTCTAGTACAATTAAAACTAAAGGCATCCTTCCTGAAGGCATTAAAGGGAGTAAAGTTTATAGGAGAAGCCTCTATTATGATGGAAGAGAAGGCTTTGCGTACAGAAGCAGGAGAAATCCTTTTTACAGATTACGGCATTTCTGGGCCACCAATTTTGCAGTTAAGTCGTAGGGCTTCAACTGCCTTAACCAATGAAAAGACAAAAATCCATATAAGGTTAAATATGTTTCCTCATTTAACTGAAAAAGAATTAATGGAGTTGTTAGAGATTCGTTTAGGTTATCAGCCCCAAAAACCTCTGGACTTCAGTTTTATAGGATTGTTAAATAAACGTCTAATTCCTGTGGTGTTAAAGGAGGCAGGGGTGAAGGAGTTGCAAAAAAAGTGTGGAGAAGTTTCTCAAAAGGAATTAAAGAATATCATAAAAATTTTAAGACAGTGGGAAATAGAGGTTGTTGGAACCCAATCCTGGAAAAATGCACAAACTACAGCAGGGGGAGTGAATGTAGAGGATATCAATGGGAAAACCTTGGAATCTAAATTGATTCCAGGTCTATACCTGGCAGGAGAAGTTATTGATATCGATGGGGATTGTGGAGGATTTAATCTTCAATGGGCATGGTCCTCAGGTTATATAGCTGGGGAATATGCTGGGTTGTCATAG